A stretch of Macadamia integrifolia cultivar HAES 741 chromosome 7, SCU_Mint_v3, whole genome shotgun sequence DNA encodes these proteins:
- the LOC122083225 gene encoding protein DETOXIFICATION 46, chloroplastic, giving the protein MDFKTLALPYHLPPTRISHDRQRLFSSPSSFVNQSASSLAPSIVNVCLRPSLRRHHCCRFRTACIRPPDQVVGKKSNCASGNDGVIVSDASVPQETMEDDQSVTAGDFAAEKSIWTQMKEIVLFAGPATGLWICGPLMSLIDTAVIGQGSSVELAALGPGTVVCDYLSYAFMFLSIATSNMVATSLAKAEKNEVQHQISILLFVGLACGVGMLFFTKFLGTRILTSFTGPQNLHLVPAANTYVQIRGLAWPALLVGWVAQSASLGMKDSWGPLKALAVASAVNGIGDIVLCSFLGYGIAGAAWATMVSQVIAGFMMIEALNQKGFNAFSLSIPSLKELVQILELAAPVFITMISKVAFYSLLTYFATSMGTITIAAHQVMIQVLCTCTVWGEPLSQTAQAFMPELMYGVNRSLKKARMLLKSLVIIGAFTGFMLGTVGTSIPWLFPYIFTTDHAVVGEMHKVLLPYFIALMVTPATHSLEGTLLAGRDLRFLSLSMSGCFSLGGLLLLIVSSRGCGLPGCWWGLAAFQWTRFSLALRRLTSPHGMLYSEEFNQHKLQMVKAA; this is encoded by the exons ATGGACTTCAAAACCCTAGCTCTCCCTTACCACCTTCCGCCTACACGAATCTCTCATGACAGACAACGATTATTCTCATCTCCTTCATCATTCGTCAATCAGTCTGCTTCTTCTCTTGCTCCTTCCATTGTCAACGTTTGCTTGAGACCGAGTCTTCGCCGCCACCACTGCTGCCGCTTCAGGACCGCATGCATTCGCCCTCCGGATCAAGTTGTGGGGAAGAAGTCTAATTGCGCGAGTGGCAATGACGGAGTTATTGTTTCGGATGCTTCTGTTCCACAGGAAACCATGGAAGATGATCAATCCGTAACGGCAGGGGATTTTGCTGCAGAGAAGAGCATTTGGACACAGATGAAGGAGATAGTCTTGTTTGCAGGTCCTGCAACAGGGCTTTGGATATGCGGGCCGCTGATGAGTCTCATTGATACTGCAGTTATCGGCCAAGGTAGCTCTGTGGAGCTTGCTGCCTTAG GACCAGGCACTGTGGTTTGTGATTATCTGAGTTACGCATTCATGTTCCTCTCCATAGCTACTTCTAATATGGTCGCCACTTCCCTTGCTAAAGCG gaaaaaaatgaagtacAACATCAAATATCCATCTTGCTTTTTGTTGGTTTAGCTTGTGGTGTGGGAATGCTTTTCTTCACAAAATTTCTAGGCACAAGGATACTAACTT CTTTCACTGGGCCGCAGAATTTGCATTTGGTACCTGCTGCAAACACATATGTTCAG ATTCGAGGCTTAGCCTGGCCAGCACTTCTTGTTGGATGGGTTGCTCAAAGTGCCAG TCTAGGAATGAAAGATTCTTGGGGACCTTTAAAGGCTTTGGCAGTTGCTAGTGCTGTAAATGGCATTGGTGATATTGTCTTATGCTCTTTCTTGGGATATGGTATTGCTGGTGCAGCTTGGGCTACAATGGTTTCACAG GTCATTGCGGGTTTTATGATGATTGAAGCTCTGAACCAGAAAGGCTTTAATGCTTTCTCCTTATCTATCCCATCACTTAAGGAACTAGTGCAAATACTGGAGCTTGCCGCCCCAGTGTTCATAACAATGATATCAAAG GTGGCCTTTTATTCTCTTCTGACATATTTTGCTACTTCTATGGGCACGATCACTATTGCAGCCCATCAG GTTATGATTCAGGTTCTCTGCACGTGTACTGTATGGGGGGAGCCTCTTTCTCAAACTGCGCAGGCATTTATGCCAGAGTTGATGTATGGAGTTAATCGAAGTTTAAAAAAG GCAAGGATGCTACTGAAGTCACTTGTGATCATTGGAGCCTTTACTGGATTTATGTTAGGAACTGTTGGGACATCTATCCCTTGGTTGTTCCCTTACATTTTCACAACTGATCATGCAGTCGTTGGGGAG ATGCACAAAGTGTTGCTTCCATACTTCATTGCATTAATGGTGACACCAGCTACGCATAGCCTTGAAGGGACATTGTTG GCTGGCAGAGATCTTAGGTTTCTAAGTTTATCAATGAGTGGGTGTTTTTCTTTGGGTGGCCTTCTGTTACTG ATTGTGAGCAGTAGAGGGTGTGGTCTGCCAGGCTGCTGGTGGGGACTCGCAGCATTTCAATGG ACTCGATTTTCCCTGGCTCTGCGACGACTGACTTCACCCCATGGCATGTTATACTCGGAAGAATTCAACCAACATAAACTGCAAATGGTGAAAGCTGCATAG
- the LOC122083569 gene encoding D-ribulose kinase isoform X2, protein MVIMGSIKSGEDALPRVQASPQLYLGMDFGTSGARFALIDEKGTIHAQGKKDYPQHLSGNAIDWASSWRMTLFLLLEDVPVSLRPFIVSISLDGTSATTIMVDSTTGEPLCRPFLYNETCPDALPVVKSVAPANHTVCSGSSTLCKLVSWWNSHSLIKESALLLHQADWLLWHLHGKLGVSDYNNALKVGYDPEVECYPSWLLSQPYSQILPAVQAPGTLIGYIKEDVREKFGLPKDCAICTGTTDSIAAFLAARARQPGQAVTSLGSTLAIKLLSTSRIEDARFGVYSHRLDDKWLVGGASNTGGAVLRHIFTDKQLEELSKQIDPLEPSPLDYYPLPAVGERFPVADPKMLSRLDPRPESDVEYLHGILESIARIEAKAYGLLKDLGATQVEEVFTAGGGSRNEKWIKIRERVLRLPVSKAIQTEAAYGAALLAMKGARQMSQ, encoded by the exons ATGGTGATCATGGGTAGCATTAAAAGCGGAGAAGATGCTCTCCCTAGAGTTCAAGCTAGTCCACAGCTTTACCTTGGCATGGATTTCGGCACATCCGGGGCTAGATTTGCTCTTATTGACGAGAAAGGCACGATTCATGCCCAAGGCAAAAAGGATTATCCGCAACATCTG AGTGGAAATGCAATAGATTGGGCTAGTTCCTGGAGAATGACACTTTTCTTGCTACTTGAAGATGTCCCAGTTAGCCTCCGCCCATTTATTGTTTCCATATCTCTTGATGGAACTTCTGCAACAACCATAATGGTTGACAG CACCACAGGAGAGCCCTTATGCAGACCCTTTCTCTATAATGAGACCTGTCCTGATGCTTTACCAGTAGTCAAGTCTGTTGCTCCTGCAAACCATACTGTTTGTTCTGGTTCTTCAACCCTCTGCAAGCTTGTTTCATGGTGGAATTCTCATAGTTTAATTAAAGAATCTGCCCTGTTGCTCCATCAAGCAGATTGGCTGCTGTGGCATCTCCATGGAAAGCTTGGTGTGTCCGATTACAACAATGCTCTAAAG GTTGGATATGATCCAGAGGTTGAATGCTATCCATCATGGCTGCTTTCTCAGCCATATTCACAAATTCTTCCTGCTGTCCAAGCTCCTGGAACTTTAATTGGTTATATAAAAGAAGATGTTAGAGAAAAATTTG GTTTACCGAAAGATTGTGCTATCTGCACAGGAACCACAGATAGTATAGCTGCTTTTCTTGCAGCTCGTGCTAGACAACCCGGGCAGGCT GTCACATCGTTGGGTTCAACACTTGCTATTAAGCTCCTCAGCACCAGTCGAATTGAGGATGCTCGGTTTGGGGTATATAGTCATCGCCTTGATGATAAGTGGCTTGTCGGTGGTGCCTCAAATACTGGAGGAGCTGTTCTTAGGCATATTTTCACAGACAAGCAGTTGGAGGAATTAAGTAAACAAATTGATCCCCTAGAACCCTCTCCACTTGACTACTACCCTCTGCCAGCTGTTGGTGAAAGGTTCCCTGTAGCAGACCCAAAAATGCTATCAAG GTTAGATCCACGCCCAGAAAGTGATGTAGAGTACTTACATGGAATTTTAGAATCTATTGCACGAATTGAG GCTAAGGCTTATGGATTactgaaggatcttggtgcaaCCCAAGTGGAAGAAGTTTTCACTGCTGGAGGGGGTTCAAGAAATGAGAAATGGATAAAGattagggagagggtgcttCGTTTGCCTGTAAGCAAAGCAATTCAAACAGAGGCCGCATATGGAGCTGCTTTACTGGCGATGAAGGGTGCCCGGCAAATGTCCCAGTGA
- the LOC122083690 gene encoding SH3 domain-containing protein 2-like: MDAIRKQATKLREQVAKQQQAVFKQFGGGGYGGSDNLVTDEAELQQHQKLEKLYFSTRAAKHFQRDIVRGVEGYIVTGSKQVEIGTKLSEDSRKYGVENTCTSGNTLSKAALNFARARGQMEKERGNLLKALGTQVAEPLRAMVVGAPLEDARHLAQRYDRMRQEAEAQVT; this comes from the exons ATGGATGCAATCAGAAAGCAAGCTACGAAGCTCCGGGAACAGGTCGCAAAGCAACAACAG GCTGTCTTCAAGCAGTTTGGAGGTGGAGGATATGGAGGGTCAGATAATTTAGTTACAGATGAAGCAGAACTGCAACAGCATCAAAAACTTGAAAAGCTGTACTTTTCAACCCGTGCAGCCAAG CACTTCCAAAGGGATATAGTTCGTGGTGTTGAAGGTTATATTGTTACTGGGTCCAAACAAGTTGAGATAG GTACAAAGTTGTCAGAAGATAGCAGGAAATATGGTGTTGAAAATACGTGTACCAGTGGTAATACGTTATCAAAAGCTGCATTGAATTTTGCACGAGCTCGTGGTCAAATGGAAAAGGAACGTGGGAATTTACTGAAAGCCCTCGGTACACAG GTTGCGGAGCCATTAAGAGCAATGGTTGTGGGAGCACCACTGGAGGATGCTCGGCATCTTGCTCAACGATATGATAGAATGCGACAGGAAGCTGAAGCTCAGGTAACCTGA
- the LOC122083529 gene encoding uncharacterized protein LOC122083529 yields the protein MLIAPVQRLQMIFTLRKLSTQNLGKRGSLNSGISLEMGALSLQQLHHLLRPPSSLLIFKPLRVAAASAAFPLPKSIITVQRFVASPPPVSPPRHRFFCISSSSFSAAVSDIGAGTPSSNFLSKEESSNISNSSSEVQLGDDHEGSVIELEAAAYASQNEPIIACANAGKPPTLSVKEKKELASYAHSLGKKLKSQQIGKSGVNSSVAASFLETLEANELLKLKVHNNCPGELADVVRQLEEATGSVTVGQIGRTVILYRPSPTKLKAEEKKKQAQKVFMKKRTTLKPPESKKDQVWRPSNRGRRGSSRI from the exons ATGCTCATTGCACCGGTGCAGCGTTTGCAGATGATTTTCACACT TCGGAAACTTTCTACTCAAAATTTAGGCAAAAGGGGATCATTGAACTCTGGAATATCGTTAGAGATGGGGGCCTTATCTCTACAACAGCTTCACCATCTTCTGCGACCGCCCTCTTCTTTGCTTATCTTTAAACCCCTCCGCGTCGCTGCTGCTTCTGCTGCTTTTCCCCTTCCCAAATCCATCATCACAGTCCAGAGATTCGTCGCGTCTCCTCCTCCCGTTTCCCCTCCTCGTCATCGTTTCTTCTGCATCAGCTCTTCCTCCTTTTCCGCTGCTGTCTCCGATATTGGAGCTGGAACCCCCTCTTCCAATTTCCTTTCCAAAGAGGAGTCGTCCAATATCTCCAATTCTTCTTCTGAAGTACAACTTGGAGATGACCATGAAGGATCTGTTATTGAGTTGGAGGCGGCGGCCTATGCAAGCCAAAACGAACCCATCATAGCTTGTGCTAATGCTGGAAAACCCCCAACTCTGAGCgttaaggaaaagaaagagcTTGCTTCTTACGCTCACAGCCTCGGAAAGAAGCTCAAGTCTCAACAAATTGGCAAGTCCGGCGTCAACTCTTCCGTCGCTGCTTCATTCCTTGAAACCCTTGAGGCCAACGAGCTCCTTAAG CTTAAAGTGCATAATAACTGTCCAGGGGAGCTGGCTGATGTGGTGAGACAATTAGAGGAAGCAACTGGGTCGGTGACTGTAGGGCAGATTGGTAGGACTGTGATTCTTTACAGGCCCAGCCCCACCAAGTTGAAagcagaggagaagaagaaacaggcaCAAAAGGTCTTCATGAAAAAAAGAACAACGCTGAAACCTCCGGAGTCT AAGAAAGACCAAGTTTGGAGACCATCCAACCGCGGTCGTCGTGGAAGCAGCCGAATTTGA
- the LOC122083569 gene encoding D-ribulose kinase isoform X1, translating to MLTLIPHPPPFPFLSPLLSSPIQRRHFSRRIFLRSEVCNLLNPTSRAMVIMGSIKSGEDALPRVQASPQLYLGMDFGTSGARFALIDEKGTIHAQGKKDYPQHLSGNAIDWASSWRMTLFLLLEDVPVSLRPFIVSISLDGTSATTIMVDSTTGEPLCRPFLYNETCPDALPVVKSVAPANHTVCSGSSTLCKLVSWWNSHSLIKESALLLHQADWLLWHLHGKLGVSDYNNALKVGYDPEVECYPSWLLSQPYSQILPAVQAPGTLIGYIKEDVREKFGLPKDCAICTGTTDSIAAFLAARARQPGQAVTSLGSTLAIKLLSTSRIEDARFGVYSHRLDDKWLVGGASNTGGAVLRHIFTDKQLEELSKQIDPLEPSPLDYYPLPAVGERFPVADPKMLSRLDPRPESDVEYLHGILESIARIEAKAYGLLKDLGATQVEEVFTAGGGSRNEKWIKIRERVLRLPVSKAIQTEAAYGAALLAMKGARQMSQ from the exons ATGCTAACCTTAATTCCACACCCTCCaccctttccttttctctctcctctgctgTCGTCTCCAATTCAAA GACGCCATTTTTCCAGAAGAATTTTTCTAAGATCCGAGGTTTGTAACCTGCTAAACCCGACGAGCAGAGCAATGGTGATCATGGGTAGCATTAAAAGCGGAGAAGATGCTCTCCCTAGAGTTCAAGCTAGTCCACAGCTTTACCTTGGCATGGATTTCGGCACATCCGGGGCTAGATTTGCTCTTATTGACGAGAAAGGCACGATTCATGCCCAAGGCAAAAAGGATTATCCGCAACATCTG AGTGGAAATGCAATAGATTGGGCTAGTTCCTGGAGAATGACACTTTTCTTGCTACTTGAAGATGTCCCAGTTAGCCTCCGCCCATTTATTGTTTCCATATCTCTTGATGGAACTTCTGCAACAACCATAATGGTTGACAG CACCACAGGAGAGCCCTTATGCAGACCCTTTCTCTATAATGAGACCTGTCCTGATGCTTTACCAGTAGTCAAGTCTGTTGCTCCTGCAAACCATACTGTTTGTTCTGGTTCTTCAACCCTCTGCAAGCTTGTTTCATGGTGGAATTCTCATAGTTTAATTAAAGAATCTGCCCTGTTGCTCCATCAAGCAGATTGGCTGCTGTGGCATCTCCATGGAAAGCTTGGTGTGTCCGATTACAACAATGCTCTAAAG GTTGGATATGATCCAGAGGTTGAATGCTATCCATCATGGCTGCTTTCTCAGCCATATTCACAAATTCTTCCTGCTGTCCAAGCTCCTGGAACTTTAATTGGTTATATAAAAGAAGATGTTAGAGAAAAATTTG GTTTACCGAAAGATTGTGCTATCTGCACAGGAACCACAGATAGTATAGCTGCTTTTCTTGCAGCTCGTGCTAGACAACCCGGGCAGGCT GTCACATCGTTGGGTTCAACACTTGCTATTAAGCTCCTCAGCACCAGTCGAATTGAGGATGCTCGGTTTGGGGTATATAGTCATCGCCTTGATGATAAGTGGCTTGTCGGTGGTGCCTCAAATACTGGAGGAGCTGTTCTTAGGCATATTTTCACAGACAAGCAGTTGGAGGAATTAAGTAAACAAATTGATCCCCTAGAACCCTCTCCACTTGACTACTACCCTCTGCCAGCTGTTGGTGAAAGGTTCCCTGTAGCAGACCCAAAAATGCTATCAAG GTTAGATCCACGCCCAGAAAGTGATGTAGAGTACTTACATGGAATTTTAGAATCTATTGCACGAATTGAG GCTAAGGCTTATGGATTactgaaggatcttggtgcaaCCCAAGTGGAAGAAGTTTTCACTGCTGGAGGGGGTTCAAGAAATGAGAAATGGATAAAGattagggagagggtgcttCGTTTGCCTGTAAGCAAAGCAATTCAAACAGAGGCCGCATATGGAGCTGCTTTACTGGCGATGAAGGGTGCCCGGCAAATGTCCCAGTGA
- the LOC122083569 gene encoding D-ribulose kinase isoform X3 gives MTLFLLLEDVPVSLRPFIVSISLDGTSATTIMVDSTTGEPLCRPFLYNETCPDALPVVKSVAPANHTVCSGSSTLCKLVSWWNSHSLIKESALLLHQADWLLWHLHGKLGVSDYNNALKVGYDPEVECYPSWLLSQPYSQILPAVQAPGTLIGYIKEDVREKFGLPKDCAICTGTTDSIAAFLAARARQPGQAVTSLGSTLAIKLLSTSRIEDARFGVYSHRLDDKWLVGGASNTGGAVLRHIFTDKQLEELSKQIDPLEPSPLDYYPLPAVGERFPVADPKMLSRLDPRPESDVEYLHGILESIARIEAKAYGLLKDLGATQVEEVFTAGGGSRNEKWIKIRERVLRLPVSKAIQTEAAYGAALLAMKGARQMSQ, from the exons ATGACACTTTTCTTGCTACTTGAAGATGTCCCAGTTAGCCTCCGCCCATTTATTGTTTCCATATCTCTTGATGGAACTTCTGCAACAACCATAATGGTTGACAG CACCACAGGAGAGCCCTTATGCAGACCCTTTCTCTATAATGAGACCTGTCCTGATGCTTTACCAGTAGTCAAGTCTGTTGCTCCTGCAAACCATACTGTTTGTTCTGGTTCTTCAACCCTCTGCAAGCTTGTTTCATGGTGGAATTCTCATAGTTTAATTAAAGAATCTGCCCTGTTGCTCCATCAAGCAGATTGGCTGCTGTGGCATCTCCATGGAAAGCTTGGTGTGTCCGATTACAACAATGCTCTAAAG GTTGGATATGATCCAGAGGTTGAATGCTATCCATCATGGCTGCTTTCTCAGCCATATTCACAAATTCTTCCTGCTGTCCAAGCTCCTGGAACTTTAATTGGTTATATAAAAGAAGATGTTAGAGAAAAATTTG GTTTACCGAAAGATTGTGCTATCTGCACAGGAACCACAGATAGTATAGCTGCTTTTCTTGCAGCTCGTGCTAGACAACCCGGGCAGGCT GTCACATCGTTGGGTTCAACACTTGCTATTAAGCTCCTCAGCACCAGTCGAATTGAGGATGCTCGGTTTGGGGTATATAGTCATCGCCTTGATGATAAGTGGCTTGTCGGTGGTGCCTCAAATACTGGAGGAGCTGTTCTTAGGCATATTTTCACAGACAAGCAGTTGGAGGAATTAAGTAAACAAATTGATCCCCTAGAACCCTCTCCACTTGACTACTACCCTCTGCCAGCTGTTGGTGAAAGGTTCCCTGTAGCAGACCCAAAAATGCTATCAAG GTTAGATCCACGCCCAGAAAGTGATGTAGAGTACTTACATGGAATTTTAGAATCTATTGCACGAATTGAG GCTAAGGCTTATGGATTactgaaggatcttggtgcaaCCCAAGTGGAAGAAGTTTTCACTGCTGGAGGGGGTTCAAGAAATGAGAAATGGATAAAGattagggagagggtgcttCGTTTGCCTGTAAGCAAAGCAATTCAAACAGAGGCCGCATATGGAGCTGCTTTACTGGCGATGAAGGGTGCCCGGCAAATGTCCCAGTGA